A part of Vigna radiata var. radiata cultivar VC1973A chromosome 11, Vradiata_ver6, whole genome shotgun sequence genomic DNA contains:
- the LOC106776330 gene encoding protein HAIKU1, which yields MDNSKNRHNDSLGVNKMGKNIRKSPLHQPNFANNAARQQPQPQVYNISKNEFRDIVQQLTGSPSQDHPPRPPHNPPKPQSMRLQKIRPPPLTPINRPRMPPPLPVPAAAPHPVPHNNAMPRPAQFGQPLPSPGDIWSNTTESPISAYMRYLQNSIMDPSSRGNQVQPQPHPYPQPQIPGNVQPHPPPSSAMFPNPPMPMFPSPRFNGPVPPMNATNSPVPTLLPSPQANGPPPPLLSPTSQFLLPSPTGYMNLLSPHSPYPLLSPGIQFPSPLTPNFPFSSTGQSGILGPGPQPPPSPGLVFPLSPSGFFPISSPRWRDH from the coding sequence ATGGACAATTCCAAAAACAGGCATAATGATAGTCTGGGTGTTAACAAGATGGGAAAAAATATAAGGAAGAGCCCTTTACATCAGCCCAATTTTGCTAACAACGCTGCTAGACAACAGCCTCAGCCTCAGGTTTACAACATTAGCAAGAATGAATTTCGGGATATTGTTCAGCAGCTTACTGGATCACCCTCCCAGGATCATCCACCTAGACCTCCACACAATCCACCGAAGCCGCAGAGCATGCGACTGCAGAAAATTAGACCTCCCCCGTTAACGCCAATCAATCGGCCTCGCATGCCCCCGCCATTGCCGGTCCCTGCTGCCGCCCCTCATCCAGTTCCTCACAATAATGCCATGCCAAGACCTGCTCAGTTTGGACAACCGTTGCCTAGTCCTGGGGATATATGGTCTAATACGACCGAGTCACCCATATCTGCTTACATGCGTTACCTTCAGAATTCAATAATGGATCCAAGTTCAAGGGGTAACCAAGTTCAGCCTCAACCACATCCGTACCCTCAACCTCAAATACCCGGCAATGTCCAGCCTCATCCCCCTCCCTCGTCTGCTATGTTTCCTAATCCTCCCATGCCCATGTTCCCTTCCCCGAGATTTAATGGTCCTGTTCCACCAATGAATGCTACTAACTCTCCCGTGCCTACTCTTCTTCCTTCACCACAAGCAAATGGTCCTCCTCCCCCTTTACTTTCTCCAACCTCTCAATTCCTCCTGCCTTCTCCAACTGGTTACATGAATTTGTTATCTCCTCACTCACCTTATCCACTTTTGTCACCTGGCATTCAGTTCCCGTCTCCGCTTACACCAAATTTTCCGTTCTCGTCCACGGGGCAGTCAGGGATTTTAGGTCCTGGCCCACAACCTCCTCCTTCTCCTGGCCTTGTGTTTCCGTTATCACCTTCAGGCTTTTTTCCTATATCAAGTCCCAGGTGGAGAGACCACTAG
- the LOC106776425 gene encoding abscisic acid receptor PYR1 → MEKGESSASTSEPDSDDNHRIPTNHHLNPPSGLTSHEFGSLVPSITEHHTYLVGPGQCSSLLAQRVQAPPEAVWSVVRRFDKPQTYKHFIKSCAVKDPFHMAVGVTRDVNVISGLPAATSTERLDLLDDDRRVTGFSIIGGEHRLRNYRSVTSVHAFDSDTDAKIYTVVLESYIVDVPDGNTEEDTRLFADTVVKLNLQKLATVTEGTNRDGDHKPHSR, encoded by the coding sequence ATGGAGAAAGGTGAGAGCTCCGCCTCCACATCGGAGCCAGACTCCGACGACAACCATCGTATCCCGACCAACCACCACCTCAACCCTCCCTCCGGCCTCACCTCGCACGAGTTCGGCTCCCTCGTCCCCTCCATCACGGAGCACCACACCTACCTCGTCGGCCCCGGCCAATGCTCCTCCCTCCTCGCCCAGCGCGTCCAGGCTCCACCCGAAGCCGTCTGGTCCGTCGTCCGCCGCTTCGACAAGCCACAGACCTACAAGCACTTCATCAAGAGCTGTGCAGTCAAAGACCCCTTCCACATGGCCGTCGGCGTCACACGCGACGTCAATGTCATATCCGGCCTCCCCGCCGCCACCAGCACCGAGCGGCTCGACCTCCTCGACGACGACCGCCGCGTGACTGGTTTCAGCATCATCGGCGGCGAACACCGCCTCCGAAACTACCGCTCCGTCACCAGCGTCCACGCCTTCGACTCCGACACAGACGCTAAGATCTACACGGTCGTCCTCGAATCCTACATAGTTGATGTCCCCGACGGCAACACCGAAGAGGACACGCGTCTCTTCGCCGACACCGTCGTCAAGCTCAACCTTCAGAAGCTCGCCACCGTTACCGAAGGAACAAACCGCGACGGTGACCATAAGCCACACTCACGGTGA
- the LOC106776751 gene encoding uncharacterized protein LOC106776751, producing the protein MASSQAFSSCSKTGWERNSQSANDGGWRGGGIIPHCKCGDVVVSKVARTPQNAGRKLWGCRHYKIDEEISIFVAYLVHNRVDLQEGFTATFSKGNNNSLLQKLLARFKTEFAIKDLGHVNYFLGLEVHYTTDGIFLSQTKYAQDILSRAQMLDAKPAVTPLQPHIQLTTTGDPFSDPTQYRSLVGALQYLTITHPDLSYAVNLVSQFLQAPTIDHFQAVKHILRYVKGTMSYGLSFTRGASLNVLGYSDADWARCIETRRSTYGYYIFLGGNLISWSAKKQPTVARSSCESEYRAMANAAAELIWLTHLLHDLHISHQAPTLLCDNKSAILLSQNPVAHKRAKHIDIDYHFVRELILSHKLITQFIPSDLQLANIFTKSLPRPLFQFFRAKLHVGPNPTHCLRGDDRK; encoded by the exons ATGGCTTCTTCTCAAGCATTTTCGTCTTGTTCCAAAACTGGGTGGGAAAGAAATTCACAATCCGCAAATGATGGGGGTTGGAGGGGAGGTGGGATAATCCCTCATTGCAAGTGTGGTGATGTTGTTGTATCCAAAGTGGCGAGAACTCCCCAAAATGCTGGGCGAAAACTTTGGGGATGTCGTCATTACaag ATTGATgaggaaatttcaatttttgtggCTTATTTGGTGCATAACAGGGTGGATCTTCAAGAGGGATTTACTGCAACTTTTTCAAAAG GGAATAATAATTCTTTACTTCAAAAACTTTTGGCAAGGTTCAAAACTGAGTTTGCTATCAAGGATTTAGGCCATGTAAATTACTTTCTTGGTCTAGAGGTTCACTACACTACTGATGGTATCTTTCTTAGCCAGACCAAATACGCTCAAGACATTTTATCTCGGGCCCAGATGTTGGATGCAAAACCGGCAGTCACACCTCTCCAACCTCATATTCAACTGACAACCACAGGAGATCCATTCTCTGATCCCACTCAATATCGCTCTCTCGTTGGTGCACTCCAGTATCTCACTATAACTCATCCTGACTTGTCCTACGCGGTAAATTTGGTTAGTCAATTTCTTCAAGCTCCAacaattgatcactttcaagcAGTTAAACACATCCTTCGATATGTCAAGGGCACCATGTCTTATGGCCTATCCTTCACCCGTGGAGCTTCCCTTAATGTTCTTGGATACTCGGATGCTGATTGGGCTCGATGTATTGAGACTAGGCGATCTACCTATGGTTATTACATCTTCTTAGGCGGTAATCTCATCTCATGGAGTGCTAAGAAACAACCAACCGTAGCTCGATCAAGTTGTGAATCAGAATATAGAGCCATGGCTAATGCAGCAGCTGAACTAATATGGCTTACTCATCTTCTACATGATCTGCATATTTCCCATCAAGCGCCAACTCTTCTTTGTGACAACAAGAGTGCTATATTGCTCTCCCAAAATCCAGTGGCTCACAAACGCGCTAAAcatattgatattgattatcactttgttCGAGAGCTTATTCTATCTCACAAACTCATCACTCAATTCATTCCTTCTGATCTCCAGCTAGCAAACATATTCACTAAAAGTCTGCCTCGACCATTGTTCCAGTTCTTCAGAGCCAAGCTTCACGTTGGACCAAATCCCACGCATTGCTTGAGGGGGgatgataggaaataa